AGATCTTCATCTTCCAAAAAGAGGTAGCTTTTTCCACACACCTCCAggatatatatatgtgatgtaACATCACTTATTTGCGTTGCAAAATTAACAATTTTGTATGTTAATGTGCAGAAGGTACATCCGTTGCTTACGAACTAGAACTTGCTAGTGAAGAACTTGTTGTCAACGCTTTAGTGGAGTGCGAATCCCAGCCGCCGAACGTGATTGCCCATCTCGCTCCTCTCAAGCAACTATTTGCCACATCATACTCAGACGATAAATTCTCTATAGCTGTGCAGCGTTTTGGCGATACCATCGTGTTGAGTCCTACTCTgtacgtttttttttcttgtttttgtttacaCATTTTCGTCTACTGAAAAGTGTCAATGTTTATATTGTCTTCATGCAGAGGTGACATAAATGTGGATGAAGCAAATTTGCTTTGTAATTTTAGGACGCTGAGTTTGGTGCAGTCCTGTCGTTGTGATCCAAATAGTCACCCACTGATAGAGAGTGAGCCGCCGCCAACCATGCAGGATCTACTAAATTGCGAATTCGGGGGCTCACACTTTTCGTTGTTAACGAGTTGCTTCTGGCTAAAAGCGAAAATGGCTTAACAAGCTTGCATTTGTGGGATGAAAAGGTAcattgttcttattttttagtataataattaatttccaAATtggttgataatttttttttaacctttttcGCTTCAGTTTACCAATGCCACGACGTGGATGGATGCTTGGATTGGAAATGTGATAGCAAACGTGCCAGAAGTCACCGTTTGCTATCACGAGAAGGGAACAGTCATTGATTACTTGTCGTTGAAGACATCTGAGATACCTTCAGAAAAAGGAATCGTATCTGCCGATGGTATGGTTCTGCATCACGGGCTTAAAGTGCTTCGGTTTCTGCATCTGCATTGCAAAGAAGAGCGTACAGTTTATAGggtaaaaaaattcttattattCTCTACTACGTAGTTGGAATTTGGGGTTTTTTACTTCTTCTTAGCTCTTAGCTTTCTCTCTTCAGCTTTTCCGAAAGGATGATGAGCTTTTCCTCGAGCTTCCAGGAGGCAAGATTCGTCAGTCTCCTCTTACTATACGTAGTAGTCGGGTTTTTCAAAGATTTGCGGATAAATATTTGGACAAGGAAGATTTTGATCAAGCTAAAACGGCGTATTGTAATGCTCTGGCAACCTGCAAGAATTTTCCCCCGTCCAGGGTCGCTGTACTAGCCAACCTCGGTCTAGGTCGAGTGGAAACAATTCGAGCCGAACAGTTAGCTACCAAGGGGGCACCTGCCTACATGCAAGTTTTGATGAAGGCATCATCCTATTACGAGGAAGCGATGAGTGGTGTTCAAGCCTATCCAGACGATGATGAACTGAAGCAGGTTATTTACAAGGAGCTTGGTTCGCATTATACCAACTACGCACTTCTATTATCAGTACACACAGCGGTGGTTGGAACAGTGGAAGCTGCCTTCCAAAAAGCATTCCGTATATACGAATCAACAACTTTGAAAGAAACATGCAGAACAGAAGCTTCACAATGTTACGATTACTATTCTGTATTTCAGAGACGTATTTGCTTACAATATTTGAAGAAGAGCAAGTCGAGTAAAGCCAGCAAGGGAGCTAGAGTTGCAGAGATATATTTTCGAAAATCATTGGAGTGTATTGCAGGACCCGAGACTGACCACCTACTCTTCTCGTCCCGTCTAATAGAGATGGCTTCGCATTACTGTGACATGTACGACATGCAACCCATCCCTAAGGTAAATTCTAATCAATATGAGTTTTTATTTACTGTGCAATGCGACTGCTAAActagtgcaactttccttttgcATCTGTTTTTGCAGACTCTCAAGTCAGCCATGTCAATTCTTCTCGACTGTGCTAAAATTCCGGAGGAACATGAAGATGCATGGAAAAGCAACGTGGTCTCTCTGTGGACCGTTTTGCAGAGGGTCCTAGAGGAACTATCGACCAAGCATGAATCGGGTACTAAGAAACTGTATGAAAAAGTGATGCAGGTCTCACCAAGTGTGAGCGAGTTGAAGGAAATTGAAGACATGTGGAAAACGTTGTCTAATGCATGAATCTTGTAGGCACTAGAAGCATGATGTTTATGCGTAAAGACAAAAATTTGCTCTGTTTGGTTTTCACATTTAGAAAAACATTTGGTACCTTTCTCCATAGTAACAATGGCTCACATCAAATCATTTGTTTTACTTCTCTCGGGTTCAGGTTTCGTGGGGATTAGGCCCTGTTTCAGGAGCGAAATTAACTCGTGTATACCGCCGCATTTTTCACACGTTACTTCCTAGAACTCGTGTATAACTCCATAGTAATAGTAGAAAGACACTTGttgaaatattttaagtatcttttaatctaatttattttataatgaaaagaGACAACTCTTAAGactaataaattttcaatttttgcaCGAAAAATATAGTTCAGTTTCTTcatgaaaatacataaattgTAAAGactcaatttttattattaattgagatttttattattagtttgtcttttataataaaaagacacaacccTTAAAACTACtaattaattgtaaaaatatatctattgaGATATTTTAACTACTTTTTAAACTAATTGATTTTTAATAGTGAAAAGTTAAACTCTTAAAACTAATagatctttttttataaaaagacacaactctcAAAAACAATAGAGTTCAGTTTTTAGTGAAAAGACATAACTGTTTTCTTATAATAAACCTACAAAAACTATGAAATATATAGCTAAGACCAATAAGTAAAAATGTAGATGAACTTTCAGACATAACTGATcgtaataatattttctttgtagTACTTGGTATTATAAAAAGACATAAACatagtaatatataaagaattagAGATAACCCATTAAGCAAAACACGagatttttatatatgtcaaaGGAAGGACAAGAAGACGATGATAGAGACTCTTTTCAATCTTCCCAGGCCAAGCCAGAGAGATCATTTTATCTCGAGGTGAATGGCTGTCTAGTTTAAATGCTTTGGCATTAGTAAAATTATGCTTTGAGAAGGTATGGACATATGCTAGTTTAAATGTtgcttttttaaataatacttatATAAAGTGtcataacttttcaatatagatggtcacatttttttaatataaacagttattttaaaataaaaggacACAACTTTTAATTGTTGAAAACacataatttttcaaattaaatgaaGTACACAACCTTTAGAATTAATtatcaactagattttgatccgcggtTTCAAACCGCAGGATAATTTTTCGAaacaatctaaatttatttgatataaatttgtatttttttattgtatcttCATTTGGATGTTATAAATGAAACATTATATTGAGTATTTTAAAATCCGTCCCGACCCGCTGTTAAATCGACAAATTTTGTGGTCTCATATATAATccgatttagtttttaataaagaaatatttaaagttCCTATAAAACCCATAATAACAGCTAATACCTAGGATCTGGCTATCGGTTGAACTAATAAATGATTCAATATcattatttatcacattaataattaaaatataattaatttattattaaatttcttattaattaaattatattcattagtttaaaataataaattagttagtTAGCTCCTTAGTTTTTAGGCatgatgtatatttaatattaattaagttaaatataactaattcaaagttacaaataattattttcaaaaataaaaagatcaaatgATCATAtggattataaatatattaacaaaattagttgatgtgatttaacattattttattttgttataatttattacaatttatatattacttttggtttatttttgaataaattttatctttagtattcacattatacatttaaatacacatatattttaagtcttgatatgtttttattttatatcacaacttttaacttgtttaaaattgtttaaaaaacttgtttttaatatattttgtatgtggaatcataataaaaacaaaaaaaaaaaagctaagtatttttttcaaatgtttttaaaacataaaacgttttttatataaatatttaatcaaaccaATTT
This DNA window, taken from Raphanus sativus cultivar WK10039 unplaced genomic scaffold, ASM80110v3 Scaffold1503, whole genome shotgun sequence, encodes the following:
- the LOC130504336 gene encoding uncharacterized protein LOC130504336, which codes for MDAWIGNVIANVPEVTVCYHEKGTVIDYLSLKTSEIPSEKGIVSADGMVLHHGLKVLRFLHLHCKEERTVYRLFRKDDELFLELPGGKIRQSPLTIRSSRVFQRFADKYLDKEDFDQAKTAYCNALATCKNFPPSRVAVLANLGLGRVETIRAEQLATKGAPAYMQVLMKASSYYEEAMSGVQAYPDDDELKQVIYKELGSHYTNYALLLSVHTAVVGTVEAAFQKAFRIYESTTLKETCRTEASQCYDYYSVFQRRICLQYLKKSKSSKASKGARVAEIYFRKSLECIAGPETDHLLFSSRLIEMASHYCDMYDMQPIPKTLKSAMSILLDCAKIPEEHEDAWKSNVVSLWTVLQRVLEELSTKHESGTKKLYEKVMQVSPSVSELKEIEDMWKTLSNA